The DNA region CCGGCCGTGAAAGCCAAGCAGGCGACGCCCACCCGGACGGTTCCGCCCGTTCAGCCGAAGAAAGCGGCCGCGAAAACAGAGACCCCGAAGGCCGCCACCGGCGTGTTCGGGTTTTTCAGCCGGGAATTCAAGGCCCTGCGGAACCTGGGCAGCAAGCAGCTCAGCACCATCCATACCTCTGCCCGGAAGTTCGTTGGTGACGCCAAGGCCTTTGCGAAAAACCCAGTGCAGAGCCTTAAGAATGCCGGCACCGGCCTGGCCGCGGCGGCCGCAAAGACCCTGGGCAGCGCCCGGGACGCCGTGGGCAAGAAAGTCAAGCAGTTCAAGGATTGGTACGCCACCCCGGAAGGCAAGGCGAAGTTCTGGAAGGGCGTGGCCATGACCGGCATCGCCATCGCCACGGTGGCCACCGGCGGCGCGCTGACCGCCCCGGCCCTGGCCCTGGCCGCTGCGGTCAGCGCCGGAGGCGGCATTGCCGCGCAGGTCGTGGAGAACAAGGTCTACAACGCCGCCGCCAAGGCCAAGCAGCAGCAGGACAAGAACTACAAGTTCAAGGAGCGCAAGACCTTCGAAGGGGTCAGCGCCAAGAGCATCGCCATTGATGCCGTGGTCGGCAGTGTCGGCGGCCCGGCCTTCAAGTTCGCTGGCAAGGTGCTCGTCCGCGGCAGTGTGGCCGTAGGCAAGGCCGCGTTGCCCTTCGCCAAGGGGCTCGGGCACCTGGGCGTCGGAGCTGCCCGCGGCGCCGCCCGCCGCTACCTGCCCGCTGGCGTGCAAACCGCGCTCAAGGCCGTCGGGAGCTTCACCAGCAAGCATGCCGGGAAGATCACGCAGTTCGCCAAGCGTGCGGCTGCCAGGGGCATGAACGCCGCGCGGAGCCTCAAGAACGGCGCCGGGAAGGCCGTGACAAGCGTCAAGGACTTCGTCAAGAAAGGCGCCAATGCCGCCTACGCCAAGACCCGCTTCACCCGGAAGTACCTGATGCAGCAGACCCGCACGCTGCGCAAGTTCGCGCGGAAAGTGGGGAACGCGCCCACACAGGTGGCCGACGCCGCCCGCAAGAAAATCCACCGCGCTGTCGTCAGGTTCCGCTGGACCGACCGGAAGATGATGAACGTCCTGAAGGCACAGTATGAGAAGAGCCCGACGGTGCGTATCGGCCGCTTCGTGCGCAACAAGGTCGACGGCCTCGGCGACAAGGCCAGCAAGAGCCTCGTGAACCTGAAGGTCAAGGCCGCGGACGGCCTGGACAACCTGGCCGCCGCCACCAAGGACAAGCTCGGCAAGACCAAGGTCATGCAGTACCTGCGCAACTACAAGGACGGCAGAATCAAGTACTTCGAGGAAGTCGTCAAGAAAAACCCGGACGGTCACTACGCGAAGGCCATCCTGGAATTCCGCGCCAGCGGGAAGGCCATGCGCACCCACCTCGGCAAGGTCTGGGACGACGCCAGCAAGGACCTGAACAAGGACCTCTCCCGCCTCCTTGGCCGCCACGGCAGCGTTCAGGCAGACTTCAAGAACCTGGCCGAGAAAGGCAGCCGCGAACTGTACGAAGTGGAAGTGCAGCGCGCGCGCTCCGTGATGGAACAACGCCTCCGCACCAAGGTCATGGAGGACGTGGAAGCAACTGAGCTGCTGAAAGCGGCGAAGCAAGGGGCCACACTGACCGATGCGGTTCGTCAGGGCGCGAAAGAGAAGGCTCGTGCGGCGGCGGACGATGCCGTCAGTCAGTCGGCTGAGAAGCTGACCCGCCAGGCAGAAACATCCGTGGCTCGCCATCCCACTGTGCAGCTGGAAGAGCATGCCCTGAAAGTCCAGGCTCTTGAATCGTCGAAGAAGGTCACCGAGCACTACTTCGGCAAGGGCAATGGTCAGAAGGGGCTCCTGGAGAAAACCGGGCTGGCGATCAGTACGCCGGTCCGCGTGCCCATCACCGAGCGGCTGGAGAAGTACACGAAGGTGGTGGAGGCGGTGAAAAGCGCCACACCGCTGCAATCGGTGGCCCTTCTGGGAACGGAGGCCGTTCAGGAACAGACAGAGAAAGCCATCACAAAGGTGATGGAAGCACCGGTAAAGGAGTGGGCAAAGAAGTTCAAGGGCGAGCCCGAACAAGAGAAGCCCAAGGAAGAAAAGAAGACTGTCAAGGAGGAGGACACCTCTGAGATCATGAAGATCCTCGACAGCGCTCTTGAAGGTTTCCTGCCCACCAGTATGGAGGAGTACATCAATGATGTCCTGAAGCAGGGGAACATAGAAATGAAGGGTGACGAGTGATGTTCGGGCTCTTCAAGAAAAAGGCCCCAGAACCTCACCTGCGCAAAGAGATCGAGGTCGGAGAGTTCCGCAATGGAGCCCTCGGAGCGTGGATCAATCTCGGGAAGGTCGACCCGGGATTGAAATTCCGGCAGGAAGACGAGGAGGCGATGCTCTACGCCGAGTATCGCGGTCTACCAATCACGATGGACCTCGTCCAGAACATCTCCGGTTTCGGAATTGAGACCACCGTCCCGGAGTGCAGTCTCCTGCGGGCGGCGACCGTGGCGGAGAAGGCGTTTGCGTACCGGTGTATCGACCACGTGTGCTTCAAGGTGCCGGGGGTCCGGGGGTATTTTCACCCGGAGTCCGGAGACCTGGTGCTGGGCGTGAAGTGCGCGGGGTTTGAGGAGCAGTTCCGGGCGGATACCTTGATTGATCTGGCGCTGTTCATGCTGGAAGACGCGGTCTTTGAGGCGCGGACGTACCTGGGGCTCCCGGCGGAACCGGCTGAACGAATCAAGGTGGAGCAGTGGTCCGGGGGGTATCACTTCGGTGAGGGCCTGCGGACCTACCCAGGGGCGCGGGATGCGTTTGCTGCGTACATGGAGAAGCACCAGGGGTGTGAGGAAATCAGCCGGGATGGGGATTCGGTGCTGTTGCAGTCGGGCCCGGTGCAGTATGAGGTGCGGGGGTTCGGGTGGCCGAGTGGGTTCATGGTGCAGGTGGCGACCCGCGGCTTCAAGCACGTGTACAGGGATGATGAGCGGTATGTGCGGGTGCAGGAGCGTCTGTCCGAGGTCATCCGGAATCCGGACCGGCCGGATGAGGCGGGCCGGAATTACAGGGGGCCGCTGTCGTCGTCCATTCTGTACTTCCAGCCGGACGGGACGCTGGTGCTGGGTCAGTACGGGTTCGGGAATACCCGCACGGACGCGAACCAGCAGGCCTTCGAGCGGATCGCGACGGCGCATATGGTGGACGTGTACTACATGACGTACCTGGCTGAGGAACTGCCGGAGGAGCTGTACTCCGACGAGCGGAACCGGCCGAACTGAACGTGAGGGGTGCAGGTCCGGGGCCGGGGATCGGCCGGGGCGTGCATTCCGTCTGAAAGGTGGGAGTGAAATGACGAATCAGGAACCGGTGAGTCTGAAGAAGAAGGCGAAGAAGGCGCAGGAGAAGGCCGTGGTGTCCGAGGCCGCGTCGCCTCTGGTGGCGCTGCTGGAAGGGAGTGGCTTCCGGGTGCAGGAGGAGAACGAGTCCACGCTGTCCTTCCCGTTCGAGGGGGGCACGTATTACCTGTCCGTTCCGGCGGAGGGGGAGGATTACTACCACGTGATCTTCCCGAACTTCTGGGAACTGGCGGACGAGGAGGCGTTCGTGAAGGCCCTGGTGGCGTGCGACGCGGTGAACCGCGAGGTGAAGGCCGTGAAGCTGCACACGCTGGACGATGATGTGTGGGCGGGTGTGGAGGCGTTTCACGAGTCGCCGGAGGTGTTCGTGCGGGGCCTGCCGCGCGTGCTGGGGTTCATTCAGGAGGCGGTGCGGGCGTTCCGGGACGTCATGCTGGCGGAAGTCGAAGAGGCGTGACGCCGGCCAGCAGACCGCAGCCTGCTCGCCGGGCGGCCGTTCTGACGCTGTCGCAGGAACTGGACGGGTTCCTGACGGCGCTGGAGGTCGCCAATGGCCTGACGGACGTGGAGGACGGGGCGGAGGCGGTGATGCGCTGGCCGGCGGGGTTCGAGGACCGGTTCACGCTGATCACGGCCGCGCTGGACCTCTCGGCGTTCGAGCAGCTGGTGCTGTCCCTGGCGCTGGCGCAGGAGCTGTTCCCGGTGCGGACGCGGCGGCTGGTGGCCGCGCTGCTGGGGCTGGCGGAAGGGGAACTCACGGTGTCCCTCACGCCGCTGGCGTGCCTGGAGTGCCTGGAGGACGGGGACCCGCTGGTGTTCACGGAGGATCAACCCCTGTTCGCGTGGGGGGTGGTGCGCTTCGGGCCGGGACTCACGCCGGACGCGAGCATGCGGTCCCTGACGGTCGCGCCGGGCGTGCTGATGTTCCTTCAGGGGCACGCTGGCGTGGACCCGGAGTTGAGTCTGCTGGCGACCGAGGTGCCGGGCGGCATGACGCTCAGCGGGTCACAGGAGGCGCTGCTGCGGGAGGCGCAGGCATTCATGGAGGGCGGCACGGAGGACCGGGGCGTGCTGCTGTACGGCGTGGATCACGAATCCATGCGGTCCCTGGCGTTCCGGCTGCTGAGCGGAGCGGGCCGGGTGCTGGAGCTGAACGTGGCGGCGCTGTCGGCGTTCGCGGGGGAGGACCAGGCGGGGCTGGTGCGCGCGCTGCGGCGGGACCTGCGGCTCAAGGGGTTTCAGGCGGCGCTGGACGCGACCGGGGAGGGGCCGGAGCCCGGCGTGCTGGACGGGGCCTTGCAGCGGGCACTGGGGGCGGTGCCGGGCGGGGTGGTGGTGCTGTCCGGGTCGCCGCTGAGCGTGCCGACGACCCGGGCACTACTGCCACTGGAGGTGCGGGCGCCCACGCCGCGGGAGCAGCGGGAGCAGTGGGCGCTGGGCCTGGGCGTGCCGGAGGAGTTGCCTCTGCTGCACCAGCTGGGGGACCAGTTTCACCTGAGTCTGGACCGCATCGACGCGCTGGCGAACGAGGTGCGGGTCAGCCTGCCGAAAAACGCGGGGGCGGAACGGCGGCTGGAGGCGGCGTGGGAGCGGGCGCGGGTGGCGAACCGCCGGGCGATGGGGTCGCTGGCGGACCGCATTCAGGCGGGGGCGACGTGGGCGGACCTGGTGCTGCCGGCGTCGGATCTGGCGGTGTTGCAGCAGATCGCGGCGTACGTGAAGCACCGGTCGGCGGTGTACGAGGGGCTGGGCATGGCCCGGCCGGGGCGGGGGCGGGCGATCACGGCGCTGTTCAGCGGCCCGAGCGGGACGGGGAAGACGCTGAGCGCGGAGGTGCTGGCCAACGACCTGAGCCTGGACCTGTACCGGATCGATCTGAGCAGCACGGTCAGCAAGTACATCGGGGAGACGGAGAAGAACCTGAAGCGGATCTTCGACGCGGCCGAGCACGGCGGGTGCATCCTGCTGTTCGACGAGGCGGACAGCGTGTTCGGGAAGCGCGGGGAGGTCCGGGACAGCAACGACCGGTACGCGAACATTCAGGTGAACTACCTGCTGCAGCGGCTGGAGAGCTTCAACGGGCTGGCCGTGCTGACCACGAACATGGAGAGCAGCATGGACGTGGCGTTCATGCGCCGCATTCAGTTCGTGCTGAATTTCCGCGTGCCGCAGGCGCCGGAGCGGGAGGTGCTGTGGCGCCAGGCGTTCCCGCCGGCGCTGGACACCTCGGAACTGGATTTCCGGCGGCTGGCGCAGGCGGACGTGTCGGGCGGGAACATCCGCAGCGTGGCGCTGAACGCGGTGTTCCTGTCACTGGCGCGCCGGGAGCCGCTGTCGCAGGCGCTGGTGGATGAGGCGCTGAGCCTGGAATTCCGGAAGCTGGGCCGGCTGGTGCTGTGAGGCCCTGGGGGTGGTCAAGTGCGTCTGCAGGGGCGGGGGGCATGCGGTACGTTGTGGGGGTTCTGAGTTCTGCTGAAGGGAGGATCGGGAATGACGGGAGCATCGGTGGCGCCGGGGAAACCGGGCGTGGACGTGCTGGGCACGGGCGTGGCGTTCCCTGTGGCGCTCAACGCCCGGGGGCAGATCGGCATGGTGTCCGGGGAGAAGGCGGTCACGCAGGCGATCGTGATGCTGCTGATGACCGCGCGCGGGCAGCGGGTGATGCGCCCGGAGTACGGCTGCCGCATTCATGAGCTGGTGTTCGCCCCTGGGG from Deinococcus ficus includes:
- a CDS encoding ATP-binding protein translates to MTPASRPQPARRAAVLTLSQELDGFLTALEVANGLTDVEDGAEAVMRWPAGFEDRFTLITAALDLSAFEQLVLSLALAQELFPVRTRRLVAALLGLAEGELTVSLTPLACLECLEDGDPLVFTEDQPLFAWGVVRFGPGLTPDASMRSLTVAPGVLMFLQGHAGVDPELSLLATEVPGGMTLSGSQEALLREAQAFMEGGTEDRGVLLYGVDHESMRSLAFRLLSGAGRVLELNVAALSAFAGEDQAGLVRALRRDLRLKGFQAALDATGEGPEPGVLDGALQRALGAVPGGVVVLSGSPLSVPTTRALLPLEVRAPTPREQREQWALGLGVPEELPLLHQLGDQFHLSLDRIDALANEVRVSLPKNAGAERRLEAAWERARVANRRAMGSLADRIQAGATWADLVLPASDLAVLQQIAAYVKHRSAVYEGLGMARPGRGRAITALFSGPSGTGKTLSAEVLANDLSLDLYRIDLSSTVSKYIGETEKNLKRIFDAAEHGGCILLFDEADSVFGKRGEVRDSNDRYANIQVNYLLQRLESFNGLAVLTTNMESSMDVAFMRRIQFVLNFRVPQAPEREVLWRQAFPPALDTSELDFRRLAQADVSGGNIRSVALNAVFLSLARREPLSQALVDEALSLEFRKLGRLVL
- a CDS encoding GPW/gp25 family protein, whose product is MTGASVAPGKPGVDVLGTGVAFPVALNARGQIGMVSGEKAVTQAIVMLLMTARGQRVMRPEYGCRIHELVFAPGDATTLGLASFYVDEALRRWEPRIEVDRVNASVDPSGVGRILIEIAYRLKGSPEPRSLVFPFYRTL